The Candidatus Phytoplasma asteris DNA segment TCGAACTGTCGACACGAGGCTCTTCAGGCCACTGCTCTACCGACTGAGCTACAGAGCCTATGGCGGTCCGGACGGGACTTGAACCCGCGATCTCCTGCGTGACAGGCAAGCATGTTAACCACTACACCACCGGACCAATTTTGGTTGCGGGGATAGGATTCGAACCTATGACCTTCGGATTATGAGCCCGACGAGCTACCAAACTGCTCTACCCCGCGGTATAATATTTAATTGATGGCGGAGGAAGAGGGATTCGAACCCCCGCGTCCTTTCGGACCTCTCAGTTTTCAAGACTGACCCCTTCAACCGGACTTGGGTATTCCTCCAAAAAAATGGTGGACCCGGTAGGATTCGAACCTACGACCAACCGGTTATGAGCCGGTAGCTCTGACCAGCTGAGCTACAGGTCCATGGTAGCGGCAGAGGGATTCGAACCCTCGACCTCACGGGTATGAACCGTACACTCTCGCCAGCTGAGCTACACCGCCATCATTTTAAGATTAATATATTAATGTTAATGTTTTTATGGTGGAGCTTAGCGGGATCGAACCGCTGACCTTCTGTGTGCAAGACAGATGCTCTTCCAGCTGAGCTAAAGCCCCAAAATGGTACCTGGAGTCGGACTTGAACCGACACGGCTATAAACCATGGGATTTTAAGTCCCACGTGTCTACCGATTCCACCATCCAGGCAAACATATAAACATTTTTCGTATTTTGTATAAAAATAAAAAAAGAAAAAGAAAAAGAAAGATTAATAAAAAGTGGTATCCCGTGAAGGAGTCGAACCTTCGACACCTTGATTAAAAGTCAAGTGCTCTACCAGCTGAGCTAACGGGACAATAAAGTGGTGCCAAAAACAGGAATCGAACCCGTAACCTACTGATTACAAATCAGTTGCTCTACCTATTGAGCTATTTTGGCAATAAAATTATTGTTTTTCTATAAAAAAAGAATAAAAAAGATAGTAATTGTTTGGTAGAGGATGAGGGACTTGAACCCCCGACATTCTGCTTGTAAGGCAGACGCTCTCCCAACTGAGCTAATCCTCTTTTTTATTCTTTTTTATAAAGCAAACCTTGGCACTCCCTATCTTCGCTCAATAAAGAACTATTGTCAGTACTAAGGACTTAACTGCTGTGTTCGGGATGGGAACAGGTGTTGCCCCTTAGTTTTATGCACCAAGGATCTTTCAAAACTAGATAAACGTTGGTATTTAAAAAATCAAAGTCAATGGGTCTATTAGTACTAGTCAGCTGAAAAGATCACTCTTCTTACACCTCTAGCCTATCAACCTGATAGTCTTTCAGGGACCTCATAGGGAAATCTCATCTTAAGGGAGGCTTCACACTTAGATGCTTTCAGTGTTTATCCCTTCTATACATAGCTACTCAGCTGTGGCTCTGGCGAACCAACTGAAACACCAGCGGTATATCCATCCCGGTCTTCTCATACTAGGGACAGTTCCTTTCAAATTTCCAACGCCCACGACGGATAGAGACCGAACTGTCTCACGACGTTCTGAACCCAGCTCGCGTTCCGCTTTAATGGGCGAACAGCCCAACCCTTGGAACCTTCTCCAGCTCCAGGATGCGATGAGCCGACATCGAGGTGCCAAACCGCTTCGTCGCTGTGAACGCTTGGAAGCGATAAGCCTGTTATCCCCAGGGTAGCTTTTATCCGTTGAGTCACGGCCCTTCCATTCGGTACCGTAAGATCACTAAGTCCGACTTTCGTCCCTGCTCGACTTGTAAGTCTTGCAGTCAAGCTCCCTTGTGCCTTTATGCTCTACAAATGATTTCCAACCATTTTGAGGGAACCTTCGAACGCCTCCGTTACTCTTTAGGAGGCGACCGCCCCAGTCAAACTGCCCACCAAACACTGTCCCTCACATTACACATGTGCAGGTTAGAAACTAAAAATAACAAGGGTGGTATCCCAAGGACAACTCCAGAAAAACTAGCGTTTTTCTCTCACAGTTTCCCACCTATCCTGTACATCTTATTTCCAATTTCAATATTAAGTTGCAGTAAAGCTCCATGGGGTCTTTTCGTCCTGTCGCGGGTAACCGGCATTTTCACCGGTAATTTGATTTCACCGAGGCTCTTGTTGAGACAGCGCCCAAATCGTTATGCCTTTCGTGCGGGTCGGAACTTACCCGACAAGGAATTTCGCTACCTTAGGACCGTTATAGTTACGGCCGCCGTTTACTGGGACTTCAATTCAATGCTTCGTTGCCTGACATCTCCTTTTAATCTTCCAGCACCGGGCAGGCATCAGCCCCTATACATCACCTTGCGGTTTAGCAGAGACCTATGTTTTTGATAAACAGTCGCTTGGGCCTATTCTCTGCGGCTTTTAGTTTTAATAAAAGCTCTCCTTATCCCTAAGTTACGGAGTAATTTTGCCGAGTTCCTTAACAAGAGTTTGCTCGCGCGTCTTAGTATACTCTACCTACCCACCTGTGTCGGTTTGCGGTACGGGTAGTTAATCAATTAGCCCTAGAAGCTTTTCTTGAAAGTATGACATCAATCACTTTACTTTCAAACCTTGTCTTTAAATGAGAAAATGGATTTGCCTGTCTTCTCAGACTTAGTTTTTCTACCCCAATCCAATAAGGGGCGTGTTTAGCCTGCTTTGTCCCTCCGTCAGTTGATTAACTAGTGCAGGAATCTCAGCCTGCTTGCCATCGATTACGGATTTCTCCCTCACCTTAGGACCCGACTAACCCAGGGAGGACGAACCTGGCCCTGGAAACCTTGGGTTTTTGACGGATAGGATTCTCACCTATCTTTTCGTTACTTACACCGGCATTCTCACTTCTGACCTCTCCACCACTGCTTCCGCTATGGCTTCACTGATGTCAGAACGCTTCCCCTACCATTCAAATAACTAAGAAGTTATTTCAATCCGTAGCTTCGGTATGATGTTTTAGCCCCGGTACATTTTCGGCGCAGAGTCATTCGACTAGTGAGCTATTACGCACTCTTTAAAGGATGGCTGCTTCTAAGCCAACCTCCTAGTTGTTTAAACGTCTTCACTTCCTTTGCCACTTAACATCAATTTTGGGACCTTAGCTGACGGTCTGGGCTCTTTCCCTTTTGACCATGGACCTTATCACCCACAGTCTGACTGCTGATTTTATTTGGTAACATTCGGAGTTTGATTGAGTTCGGTACCCCGAGGTGAAGCCCTTACTCATTCAGTGCTCTACCTTCACCAAATTACTAAATCAACGCTAGCCCTAAAGCTATTTCGGGGAGAACCAGCTATCTCTGAGTTCGATTGGAATTTCACCCCTAGCCACAAGTCATCCAAACACTTTTCAACGTGTCCTGGTTCGGTCCTCCATTTAGTTTTACCTAAACTTCAACCTGCTCATGGCTAGCTCACTTCAGTTTCGGGTCTATGACATGCAACTAAACGCCCTATTAAGACTCGCTTTCGCTACGGCTCCGTTCCTTAAAACTTAACCTTGCTCCATATCATAACTCGCCGGTTCATTCTGCAAAAGGCAAGCCATCACACATTAACGTGCTTTGACTAATTGTAGGCACACAGTTTCAGGATCTATTTCACTCCCCTTTCGGGGTTCTTTTCACCTTTCCCTCACGGTACTAGTTCACTATCGGTCACTAAGAAGTATTTAGCCTTAGGAGATGGTCCTCCCATCTTCCGACAAGATTTCTCGTGTCTCGCCGTACTTATTGATACCCTAGATTTTAACTTACGTTTACGGGACTGTCACCTTCTTTGGTGCTTCTTTCCAAAAGCTTCTACTTCGTTAAAATTTTGTAACTAGAAATGGTATCAGGCTGTTCCGGGTTCGCTCGTCACTACTACCAGAATCGTTATTACTTTCTTTTCCTGCGGTTACTTAGATATTTCAGTTCGCCGCGTTTCCTTTCTTCTAACAAGATAAATCGCATTAGAAGAATATTACATCTTCAATGTAATGGGTTTTCCCATTCGGAGACCCACGGATCTTCACTTATTTACAGCTTCCCGTGGCGTTTCGCCGTTAATTGCGTCCTTCATCGGCTCTTAGTGCCAAGGCATCCACTGTGCGCCCTTAGTTCCTTTGATTTTTTAACCTTCGTTTATCTACTTTTCAAAGAGCTTTTTTAAGATTTTGCCTATTTGTGGTTATGGTGGGCCTAAATGGACTTGAACCACCGACCTCACGCTTATCAGGCGTGTGCTCTAACCAACTGAGCTATAGGCCCTTAATCTTAAAAAGATTAAAATGTTGCAAATACAATTTGCAAGCAAGTGACAATGAAAAACTTTCTTAAGTCTCTCAAAACTGAAGATGATAATTGTTTCCTTAGAAAGGAGGTGATCCATCCCCACCTTCCGGTAGGGATACCTTGTTACGACTTAACCCCAATCATCGACCCTACCTTAGACGGTTCCCTCTTCTTGCGAAGTTAGGCCACCGGCTTTGGGTATTGCCAACTTTCGTGGTTTGACGGGCGGTGTGTACAAACCCCGAGAACGTATTCACCGCGACATGCTGATTCGCGATTACTAGCGATTCCAACTTCATGAAGTCGAGTTGCAGACTTCAATCCGAACTGAGACTGTTTTTTTGAGATTCGCCAAAAACTTGCGCTTCAGCTACCCTTTGTAACAGCCATTGTATCACGTTTGTAGCCCAGGTCATAAGGGGCATGATGATTTGACGTCGTCCCCACCTTCCTCCAATTTATCACTGGCAGTCTTGCTAAAGTCCCCACCATTACGTGCTGGTAACTAACAATAAGGGTTGCGCTCGTTGCGGGACTTAACCCAACATCTCACGACACGAGCTGACGACAACCATGCACCACCTGTGCAACTGATAACCTCCACTGTGTTTCTACAGCTTTGCAGAAGCATGTCAAGACCTGGTGAGGTTTTTCGGGTACCTTCGAATTAAACAACATGATCCACCGCTTGTGCGGAGTCCCGTCAATTCCTTTAAGTTTCATACTTGCGTACGTACTACTCAGGCGGAGTACTTAATGTGTTAACTTCAACACTGGTTTTACCCAACGTTTAGTACTCATCGTTTACGGCGTGGACTACCAGGGTATCTAATCCTGTTTGCTCCCCACGCTTTCGTGCCTCAGCGTCAGTAAAGACCCAGCAAGCCGCCTTCGCTACTGGTGTTCCTCCATATATTTACGCATTTTACCACTACACATGGAATTCCACTTGCCTCTATCTTACTCTAGCTAAACAGTTTTTATAGCATCACAATGTTGAGCATTGCACTTAGACCATAAACTTATTTAACCGCCTACGCACCCTTTACGCCCAATAATTCCGGATAACGCTTGCCCCCTATGTATTACCGCGGCTGCTGGCACATAGTTAGCCGGGGCTTATTCATTAGGTACCGTCAGAATGATTTTTCCATCATTTATTCTTCCCTAATAAAAGAACTTTACGTACCGAAATACTTCATCGTTCACGCGGCGTTGCTCGGTCAGAGTTTCCTCCATTGCCGAAAATTCCCTACTGCTGCCTCCCGTAGGAGTTTGGGCCGTGTCTCAGTCCCAATGTGGCCGTTCAACCTCTCAGCCCGGCTACACATCATAGTCTTGGTAGGCCTTTACCCCACCAACTAACTAATGTGACGCAAGCTCCTCCCTAAGCATACCTATTGCTAGGTCTTTTAAAAACAAGAAGATGCCTTCTTGTCTCCTATCCAGTCTTAGCAGTCGTTTCCAACTGTTATCCTCGTCTTAGGGGCAGATTGCTTACGCGTTACTCACCCGTTCGCCACTAAAGTTTAATTGCTTAAACTTCCGTTCGACTTGCATGTATTAGGCACGCCGCCAGCGTTAATCCTGAGCCAGGATCAAACTCTTCGTATGTTACAAAATTGATGCATCAAAAATTGCTTTTTGGTGTCAATTTTAAGGTGTTAAAAAATAATTAAAAATATTCGTTAATTATCATCTTCAGTTTTCAAAGATTAAGGTAGTTTTGGTAAAAATTTGTGAAAAAATAAATTAAGAATAAATAATCAAAATATGCAATTTAGCAAGTTACAAATAATTAAAAAATAATTAAAAGTTGTTGTTTTTGCTTTCAAAAAATGTTTTCAAAGCAAATAAAATCGCAATACCTTTTTTATTATATCACATAAAAAAACAAATAGCAAATGTTTTGTTGCTTTTTTTTCAAAATTAAAAAAATAATTGAAATTTGGCAAAATAATTGCTAAAATAAATGGCAAATGTTTGGATGGTTTTAAGATTGAATTCCGGCAAATTTGGTCTGTCGAAATTGCGCTTCAAAAACGCACAACATAATTACTATAATATTATAACAAACATTTTAGGATTTGGCAAGTAAAAAAATACTTTTGTTAAATTTTGTGCAAAATTATATTTTTTTGTAAATGTTTTGGGATATCGATGAAAAATTTGTTATTAAAAAAAGATCAAAAAGGAGATGGTATATTTTTAAATAAAACTTTGAGAACCACTAAAAGCGTTTTGTTCGTTTTGTTGTTGTCTAACTGTTGCGTTGCGTTTCTTTAAACAAATAAAAAACCTTAAAAATAAAAAAAAATCCATTGATGGATTGTTGCTATTTGAAAGTCTATATTCGTTTTAATTGTTTTTGGAAATAGCTTTTTACTTCTTCCATATTGAGTTGTTTAGGTTTGAGGTTCCCTTTTTCGTTGGCTTGCATAAAGGTTTGTTTGTACCACAATAATAACTTTTGATAGATACAAAAATCTAGATAATAATTAGTGGATGGAGTTGGTACAAAGTTGGGGTGGGGGTTGGTTTGGGATTTGGGTTCTTGTTGTTGTTGTTCTAAACATTTTAATGCCACCAAAAACCAAGATAAAGAAGTGTTGTAAGGCATAAATCCTTTTATTTCCCATTGAATACAACACTCCAATATCAAGATAAAATCAGTGTTAATAAGGGAATATTTGTGTTTATTGGCATAAAACAAATGAAAACTATTAATATAATGCTTTCTTTGTTGCATCTCTAATACCCATAAATCAAATGATAAATAAAAATAATTTCTTTTCATATCTAAAAACGGTTGCATAGCTTTATTATTTTTGCAAGTATTTAAACAATGATCATACATACCAAATTCTTTTCTTAAAGCACATAAAGCAAGATCAGAGGCATAAGGATAAAGTTCATAAGGTATAATTCTCAATTTTAATATCTCCTTATTTTTAAATACTTTCTTAATAGTAAAAGTTAATTGTTTTGTTGGTTGTGTGGTTTGGTTGTTTGGTGGTTTTTTGATTTTAATTTATAAAAGAAGTAAAATAAATATTTATTAAAATGTTAAAAAATGCTTTTTTCTTATTATATCATTTTCTTTTTAGTTTTTTTATCTAAATAATTTGTCATTCTTACTAAAAATAAATAAATGATACTTACAATAAAATAAGGAGTAATTTGATCATAATCAAATACTTTATTTCTATCTGCTTGCCAAATAAAGCCCATAAATCCAACAACAGAAAATAATGCAGTATCTTTAATATTTAGAATAAATTGTTGCCAAATAAAAGGTTTAGTTCTTTGTAATCCTTGTTCAAATAAAATATATTTAAAGACTTGTTTTTGATTCATTCCTAATGAATAAGCAGCCTCAATTTGTCCTTTATCCAACATTTTAATATTATGCATGAATAAATTAGTTAAATTAGCAATAGTATTTAGAGAAATAACTAATAAAGTAGTAATAAAAGGAGTAGCTAAAAAAGGATAAGGAGGATTTTTTAAATAACCAAATAAGGATAATAAATTCCAACATAACAATGCTTGAACCATAATAGGAACAGCATTTAGAAAAATAAATAACTCATCAATTAATTTAGATAGCCCTTTATAAAGATAAAAAGCTAATAAAGAATTATTTTTTTTATTTTGTTTTTCTGCATAAATCTTAATTTTAACAAAAAGCAAAGTAATTAAAAATCCTACAATAACACTATCAATAGCCACCATAAAAGAAAAAACAAACGGTTTTTTATAAGTTGGTAATGTTTTCCAAACTTTTTGCCAAAAAGTAATTTCAGTTTTTTTATCACCATTAGAATTATTTGATTGTTTTATTTGTATATAATCTTGGGTAGCTGGTTTTAAAAAATTCTCATTATAATATTTTGTTTGTTCTGACTGATCAGAACTTTCATAAACAGCTTTAACAGCTTGTTGGAATTTTTCTTCTGATACTTTAGGATTGTGTTGTGCTTGTCTAATGAAAAAACCAAAAGGCTCAAAGGCAGGTTCTGCAAATTCATTATCTACAAATTCTAAAGTGGTAAGTTCGCCTGTTGTATCACTATTAGCAATACCTTGAGCAACTGGAGTATCAGTAATAAAACCATCTACTATGCCATCTTTAACTGCATTAACACAAACAGCAGAATCTGGATTAGTTAGTACTTTGGGGTCTGCTTCAGTACCTTCATATTTAAAATTATTTTTATGGTTTATTAGATGGTCTTTTTCTATTTGTATATGAAAAACAGCCCCTTCCATAAGCATTAATTTTATTTTTTCATTGTCTTGTAATTCAACATTATTGTTTTTTAAAGTTATCAATTCTTGATTGGGTAATTTAAATTTTTGAAAAAATTCTTTTTTATTCTTTTTAATTAAAATACTTGCTGTTGCTTTTAAATAATCAATTCCTTTAACAACTTCATTACGTCTAGGAGTATTATTCATAGAACCAATTATAAAATCTACTTGTCCACTTGTTAGAGCATTTAGTACTCCTGTAAAACTACTATAAACTTTAATATCTAATTTATAACCTAGTTTATCTGCTAAAGCTTTACAAAATAAAACATCAGAACCGTTAACATATTGTCCATCTACAGTTTTTAAACTACCTCCAACACCTTCCTTACCATCAAAAGCTAAAGGAGGCATAATATTAATAGTTCCTAAAACTAAAG contains these protein-coding regions:
- a CDS encoding transporter substrate-binding domain-containing protein, which produces MKNTKIMSYFYQNKKHIFKFNLLFWSVVLLTLMHLYVFGVFEKKVTNDNTSDKTDTLVLGTINIMPPLAFDGKEGVGGSLKTVDGQYVNGSDVLFCKALADKLGYKLDIKVYSSFTGVLNALTSGQVDFIIGSMNNTPRRNEVVKGIDYLKATASILIKKNKKEFFQKFKLPNQELITLKNNNVELQDNEKIKLMLMEGAVFHIQIEKDHLINHKNNFKYEGTEADPKVLTNPDSAVCVNAVKDGIVDGFITDTPVAQGIANSDTTGELTTLEFVDNEFAEPAFEPFGFFIRQAQHNPKVSEEKFQQAVKAVYESSDQSEQTKYYNENFLKPATQDYIQIKQSNNSNGDKKTEITFWQKVWKTLPTYKKPFVFSFMVAIDSVIVGFLITLLFVKIKIYAEKQNKKNNSLLAFYLYKGLSKLIDELFIFLNAVPIMVQALLCWNLLSLFGYLKNPPYPFLATPFITTLLVISLNTIANLTNLFMHNIKMLDKGQIEAAYSLGMNQKQVFKYILFEQGLQRTKPFIWQQFILNIKDTALFSVVGFMGFIWQADRNKVFDYDQITPYFIVSIIYLFLVRMTNYLDKKTKKKMI